From the genome of Pseudomonas yamanorum, one region includes:
- a CDS encoding efflux RND transporter periplasmic adaptor subunit yields the protein MADVITASPLPPEPGTPRKRRLWRPMLIMIVVVLVIVAIIAGVKFVQISALIAQSKMPRPASVVTAMKVPFSDWQPNVSAVGSMKAVRGVDVTTEVGGIVRTIGFTPGQEVAAQALLVQLNADSDIAQLHSLEATADLAVIVLKRDKAQLAVNAISQAQVDTDTADLKAKLAAAEQQRALVAKKTIRAPFAGRIGITSVNPGQYLNPGDKIATLQTFDPIYIDFTVPQTQLEAIAIGQGVSVTADGLSNQTFTGKVSTIDTQFDSTTRNVTVEATVDNPKQSLVPGMFARAVVNSGATQRYLTVPQTSVTYNPYGTTVFIATSSKDDKGEEVLTAQQTFIKTGPTRGDQVAILSGVKEGDLLITSGQMKLKNGSPVKVDNSAAPLNDPAPTPQEH from the coding sequence ATGGCTGACGTCATTACTGCCTCTCCCCTGCCACCCGAGCCCGGCACACCGCGCAAGCGTCGACTGTGGCGGCCGATGCTCATCATGATCGTGGTGGTGCTGGTGATTGTGGCGATTATTGCCGGAGTGAAGTTCGTGCAGATTTCGGCGCTGATCGCCCAGTCGAAAATGCCCAGGCCCGCCTCCGTGGTCACGGCCATGAAGGTGCCGTTCAGCGATTGGCAACCGAATGTCAGCGCCGTAGGATCGATGAAGGCGGTCAGAGGGGTGGATGTGACCACTGAAGTGGGCGGCATCGTGCGCACCATCGGCTTTACGCCGGGGCAAGAGGTGGCGGCGCAAGCGCTGCTGGTGCAGTTGAATGCCGACTCGGACATCGCGCAACTGCATTCCCTGGAGGCTACGGCTGATCTGGCGGTGATCGTCCTCAAGCGTGACAAGGCGCAACTGGCGGTCAACGCCATCTCCCAGGCACAAGTGGACACTGACACCGCCGACCTGAAAGCCAAGCTCGCTGCCGCCGAACAACAGCGCGCGCTGGTGGCGAAAAAGACCATTCGTGCACCGTTTGCCGGGCGCATCGGGATCACCAGCGTCAACCCGGGCCAATACCTCAACCCCGGCGACAAGATCGCCACCCTGCAGACCTTCGATCCGATCTACATCGACTTCACGGTGCCCCAGACCCAACTGGAGGCAATCGCCATCGGCCAGGGGGTTTCAGTGACGGCCGACGGCCTGTCCAATCAAACCTTCACCGGCAAGGTCAGCACCATCGACACCCAGTTCGACTCGACCACGCGCAACGTCACGGTGGAAGCGACCGTCGACAACCCCAAACAAAGTCTCGTGCCCGGGATGTTTGCCCGCGCCGTGGTCAACTCCGGTGCGACGCAGCGCTACCTCACCGTTCCGCAGACATCGGTGACCTACAACCCCTACGGCACCACGGTGTTCATCGCCACATCGAGCAAGGACGACAAGGGTGAGGAAGTCCTGACGGCGCAACAAACCTTTATCAAGACCGGGCCAACCCGGGGCGATCAGGTGGCGATCCTGTCGGGCGTGAAGGAAGGCGACTTGCTGATCACCAGCGGCCAGATGAAGCTCAAGAATGGCTCGCCGGTGAAGGTCGATAACAGCGCTGCGCCGCTGAACGATCCTGCGCCGACTCCCCAAGAACACTAA
- a CDS encoding dTMP kinase, with protein MDGPKGTGKTTLLEAVTKALRADNKKVIRLCERKSDPYRSETMVLVNQLARTPSRELEWEVCKRFANSRAWISRHVLTQQPTDSIVLIDRWYPSDAAFRRGVPLTDILQLNSDRNVQVPDLHVGVVTDPDISWARAAARRRGLSSTVIHRLEEHIACTQAFERAVADHGWVLCRNEGTIDGATQQVISEIYNVLESSRCD; from the coding sequence ATGGACGGGCCCAAGGGCACCGGCAAGACCACACTGCTGGAAGCCGTTACGAAAGCACTGAGGGCTGACAACAAAAAGGTGATCCGGCTGTGCGAGAGAAAAAGCGATCCCTACCGAAGTGAAACAATGGTCCTCGTTAACCAACTCGCCAGAACGCCCAGCCGGGAGTTGGAGTGGGAGGTGTGTAAGCGCTTCGCCAACAGCCGTGCCTGGATTTCCCGACACGTGCTGACTCAACAGCCGACAGACAGCATTGTCTTGATTGACCGCTGGTACCCGTCGGATGCCGCATTTCGCCGGGGAGTCCCGTTGACAGATATCCTGCAGTTGAACAGTGATCGAAACGTGCAAGTGCCGGACCTGCATGTCGGGGTGGTCACCGACCCCGATATTTCATGGGCAAGGGCCGCTGCACGCCGGCGCGGGCTGAGCAGCACCGTGATCCACAGGCTGGAAGAACACATCGCCTGTACCCAGGCGTTCGAGCGAGCGGTTGCGGATCACGGCTGGGTGTTGTGCCGTAATGAAGGAACCATTGACGGCGCGACACAGCAGGTCATTTCCGAGATTTACAACGTCCTTGAATCATCCCGGTGTGATTGA
- a CDS encoding LLM class flavin-dependent oxidoreductase has product MTQKRQLKLGALTMGCGGPGRHNLWLDPQLPADASVNVDWYIDIARQAEAALFDLIFIVDSQFITPGSPSHYLNRLEPLTLLSALAVSTRHLGLVGTLTTSYNSPYNVARRLASLDLISKGRAGWNVVTSGDAGTAGNYSRDEHYDYDTRYGRAAEHVQVVQGLWNSYEEEAFVRDRATGQFLDPSKLHSLNHKGEHFSVVGPLNIQRSPQGQPVIFQAGDSEQGRDLGAATADVIFTHAASIEQGQAFYRDIKGRALQHGRDPEQLLVMPGAEIYVGDTDEHAREIEQHYHQADHSFELALKEFGRNFGWHDFSQYDLDAPFPQESLEAARSSFFTAAKRIADQARDKGFTLRQAVEFGRQLRPGAFVGSAETVARKMADWFEARAVDGFNIYIGHPEQFNRFTQEVIPLLQARGVYRTAYEGTTLRESLGLQIPRFARNGGV; this is encoded by the coding sequence ATGACCCAAAAAAGACAGCTCAAACTGGGCGCCCTGACCATGGGCTGCGGCGGGCCCGGCCGCCACAATCTATGGCTCGATCCTCAACTGCCGGCCGATGCCAGCGTCAACGTCGACTGGTACATCGACATCGCACGCCAGGCCGAGGCGGCATTGTTCGACTTGATATTTATCGTCGACAGCCAATTCATCACCCCGGGCTCGCCATCCCACTACCTGAATCGGCTGGAGCCGCTGACATTGTTGTCGGCACTGGCCGTGAGTACCCGGCATCTGGGCTTGGTCGGCACGCTGACCACCTCTTACAACTCGCCCTATAACGTTGCGCGGCGCCTGGCCTCACTCGACCTGATCAGCAAAGGCCGCGCTGGCTGGAATGTGGTCACCAGTGGCGACGCCGGTACCGCCGGCAACTACAGTCGCGACGAACATTATGACTACGACACCCGCTATGGCCGGGCAGCCGAACACGTCCAGGTGGTGCAGGGGCTGTGGAACTCCTATGAGGAAGAGGCTTTCGTGCGTGACCGCGCCACCGGCCAATTTCTCGACCCGAGCAAACTCCATAGCCTGAACCACAAAGGTGAGCACTTTTCGGTAGTCGGGCCGCTGAATATCCAGCGCTCACCCCAAGGCCAACCGGTGATCTTCCAGGCCGGCGATTCGGAACAAGGCCGCGACCTCGGCGCCGCCACCGCCGATGTGATCTTCACCCACGCGGCCAGCATCGAGCAGGGCCAGGCGTTCTACCGGGATATCAAGGGCAGGGCGCTGCAACATGGCCGTGATCCGGAGCAATTGCTGGTGATGCCCGGCGCCGAGATTTACGTGGGCGACACTGATGAGCATGCCCGTGAAATCGAACAGCACTACCATCAGGCCGATCACAGTTTTGAGCTGGCGCTGAAGGAGTTTGGGCGTAATTTTGGCTGGCATGATTTCAGCCAGTACGACCTGGATGCTCCGTTTCCGCAGGAAAGCCTGGAGGCTGCCCGCAGCAGTTTTTTCACGGCGGCCAAACGGATTGCTGACCAGGCCCGGGACAAAGGCTTTACGTTGCGCCAGGCGGTGGAGTTTGGACGGCAGTTGCGCCCGGGGGCATTTGTCGGGTCGGCGGAGACCGTTGCGCGGAAAATGGCTGACTGGTTTGAAGCCCGTGCGGTGGATGGTTTTAACATCTACATCGGCCATCCGGAGCAGTTCAACCGATTCACCCAGGAGGTCATCCCGTTGTTGCAGGCGCGTGGCGTGTATCGCACGGCGTATGAAGGAACGACGCTGCGGGAAAGCCTGGGGTTGCAGATTCCGCGCTTTGCTCGCAACGGCGGTGTTTGA
- a CDS encoding efflux transporter outer membrane subunit: protein MAPLSLLCIALAGCTVGPDFTRPDVPANADYSREKLSATAKADIDAGGAAQRLIAGMDIPGQWWTLFRSPALNALVEEALRANPDVTAAQAALRQANELVYADQASLFPSVSGNVQKAREKVSGVTSGIPESPILTVSSASLSVSYAPDVFGGTRRQIESTSAQAEYERFQLEATYLTLTSNVVNTAVSLASIRDQVAATEEIIRIQSGQLDLLQAQRRLGAIGDTDVLTQQTALAQTRASLPPLQKQLAQTRNQLMAYLGRFPNQDRDERFNLASLHLPEELPLSLPSAIVGQRPDVRSAQAQLHQASANIGVAVANQLPQFSITGSVGSTVASGTKLFSAGSGVWSLAGSITQPIFDAGALEHRKRAAVAAYDESAARYRGTVIGAFQDVANALRALEADADALNQQVVAERSAQANLDLVQAQFKLGAVAYINLLTAQQTYQNTVLARVKAQASRYSDTTALFQALGGGWWNRTDVDPATKGRPDRFGLPSWNEIMPAKNKAVPADSARFD, encoded by the coding sequence ATGGCTCCCTTGAGTCTGCTGTGCATCGCCCTCGCGGGTTGTACGGTCGGGCCGGATTTCACGCGGCCCGATGTGCCGGCGAATGCCGATTACTCACGAGAGAAACTCTCTGCCACCGCCAAGGCCGATATCGACGCCGGCGGCGCCGCACAGCGGCTGATTGCCGGGATGGATATTCCCGGGCAATGGTGGACGCTGTTCCGCTCCCCGGCATTGAACGCGCTGGTGGAAGAAGCGTTACGTGCCAACCCGGATGTCACCGCGGCCCAGGCGGCGTTGCGCCAGGCTAATGAACTGGTCTATGCCGACCAGGCGTCGCTCTTCCCTTCCGTCAGCGGCAATGTGCAGAAGGCCCGCGAGAAAGTCTCAGGCGTCACCTCGGGCATACCGGAGTCGCCGATTCTCACGGTGAGCTCGGCGTCGCTGAGTGTGTCCTATGCGCCGGACGTGTTCGGCGGTACGCGCCGGCAAATCGAATCCACCTCGGCCCAGGCCGAGTACGAGCGCTTCCAGCTGGAGGCGACGTATCTCACATTGACCTCCAACGTGGTCAATACGGCGGTCAGTCTGGCGTCGATACGCGATCAAGTCGCCGCCACCGAAGAAATCATCAGGATCCAGAGCGGCCAGCTCGACCTCCTGCAGGCGCAGCGCCGGCTGGGGGCCATCGGCGACACCGACGTGCTCACGCAGCAGACCGCACTGGCGCAAACCCGTGCCAGCCTGCCGCCCCTGCAAAAGCAATTGGCGCAGACTCGCAACCAGTTGATGGCCTACCTCGGCCGGTTTCCCAACCAGGACCGGGATGAGCGCTTCAACCTGGCCTCCCTGCACCTGCCGGAAGAACTGCCACTCAGCCTGCCTTCGGCCATCGTCGGCCAGCGGCCGGATGTGCGTTCTGCCCAGGCGCAACTGCATCAGGCCAGTGCGAACATTGGTGTCGCCGTGGCCAATCAGTTGCCCCAGTTCAGCATTACCGGGTCGGTGGGCTCCACGGTGGCCAGCGGGACTAAATTGTTTTCGGCGGGCAGTGGCGTCTGGAGCCTGGCCGGGTCGATCACCCAACCGATCTTTGATGCCGGCGCACTGGAACATCGTAAACGCGCCGCTGTGGCGGCCTATGACGAGTCGGCAGCGCGCTACCGTGGCACGGTGATTGGCGCGTTCCAGGACGTGGCCAACGCGCTGCGGGCGCTGGAGGCCGACGCCGACGCACTCAACCAGCAGGTGGTGGCCGAGCGCTCTGCCCAAGCCAACCTGGACCTGGTGCAGGCGCAGTTCAAGCTCGGTGCCGTGGCCTATATCAACCTGCTTACGGCCCAGCAAACCTACCAGAACACCGTGCTGGCCCGCGTCAAGGCCCAGGCTTCCCGTTACAGCGATACCACGGCGCTCTTCCAGGCATTGGGTGGCGGGTGGTGGAACCGAACCGATGTGGACCCTGCCACCAAGGGCCGGCCTGATCGCTTCGGCCTGCCGTCGTGGAACGAGATCATGCCGGCCAAAAACAAGGCAGTGCCTGCCGATTCGGCACGGTTCGACTGA
- a CDS encoding ABC transporter substrate-binding protein, translating to MRYLKKLAAGLAATLLCLTANAQTLVVGDQSYNAQAVMEAAGVLEDLPYTLEWKQFTAGSPVAEALNSNSLDIGLLGDAPVLFMGALGAPIKVIAISQQNLEGVAILVKKDSSIHSLADLKGKRAAIWKGSWSQQLLLTALDKAGVPKDSLELRYLSALDASHALEGGSVDVIATWEPYVTQQERQGARVLATAEGLIPAQSFIAASTQAVDGKRAQISDFLQRLKKARDWTRQSPANADAYADAWAKRTRADADIARAWFARARTTVEPVTAQSPVEAQKTVDFFASQGLVKSYPAAKLFDDSFAASLQPAVAKIQP from the coding sequence GTGCGTTACCTGAAAAAACTGGCGGCCGGGTTGGCCGCCACACTGCTGTGCCTGACCGCGAACGCGCAAACGCTGGTGGTCGGAGACCAAAGCTACAACGCCCAGGCCGTGATGGAAGCAGCGGGGGTGCTGGAGGATCTGCCCTATACCCTTGAATGGAAGCAGTTCACCGCCGGGTCTCCGGTGGCGGAAGCCCTCAATTCCAACAGCCTCGATATCGGCTTGCTCGGTGATGCGCCCGTGCTGTTCATGGGTGCGCTGGGTGCGCCGATCAAGGTGATTGCCATCAGCCAGCAAAACCTCGAGGGCGTAGCCATCCTGGTGAAAAAGGACTCCTCGATCCACAGCCTTGCGGATCTGAAAGGCAAGCGCGCCGCCATCTGGAAAGGCTCCTGGAGCCAGCAACTGCTGCTGACCGCCCTGGATAAAGCGGGCGTGCCAAAAGACTCCCTGGAATTGCGTTACCTCAGCGCGCTGGATGCCTCCCACGCGCTGGAAGGCGGTTCCGTTGACGTCATCGCCACCTGGGAACCCTACGTCACCCAACAGGAACGCCAAGGTGCGCGAGTACTGGCGACCGCTGAAGGGCTGATCCCGGCCCAGAGCTTCATCGCTGCCAGCACCCAGGCCGTCGACGGCAAACGTGCGCAAATCAGTGATTTTCTCCAACGCCTGAAAAAAGCCCGCGATTGGACTCGCCAAAGCCCGGCCAACGCTGACGCCTATGCCGATGCCTGGGCCAAGCGCACCCGCGCAGATGCCGACATTGCCCGCGCCTGGTTTGCCCGGGCACGTACGACGGTTGAACCGGTGACGGCCCAATCGCCTGTTGAGGCGCAAAAGACCGTGGACTTTTTTGCAAGCCAGGGACTGGTCAAGTCTTACCCGGCAGCCAAGCTGTTCGACGACTCCTTCGCGGCGTCCTTGCAGCCTGCCGTCGCCAAAATTCAGCCCTGA
- a CDS encoding hybrid sensor histidine kinase/response regulator: protein MPSQPVQGSFNQDDRYRLLVDAVVDYAIYMLDTNGLIRSWNSGAKKIKQYEQSEVLGRHFSLFYTPEDLASDLPARALKSAEQSGRFEGEGWRIRKDGTRLWALVIIDPIRADDGTLIGFAKVTRDLTERKAAEQALRQSEQQFSLLVQGVTDYALYMLDPNGVITTWNAGAQRIKGYEPAEVIGKHYSLFFQREDADNKVPQRALETVIREGRYEGQGWRLRKDGTGFLAHVVIDPIKNEQGELVGFAKITRDVTESVQAQQEIKETREALFQAQKMESLGQLTGGIAHDFNNLLMVILGSLELAKKRVPQDSRTYSLLNNAIAGAQRGATLTQRMLAFARRQELDPQPVDVGDLIRNMSDLLSRMLGAGISVDTQFPLILRPVLVDMSQLEMAVMNLVINARDAMEGRGRILISAREDSFPGRPDDSERLICIAVIDTGPGMNDATLQRAMEPFFTTKGAGKGTGLGLSMVHGLAAQSQGHFVLKSKEGEGTTAELWLPVAVMDTTQSAAVASTANTPAASHQQSLEILLVDDDPLVLISTGAMLEDLGHHVVAAADGHAALAFLAQGTRFDLVITDMAMPDMTGIELAGNIEALYPKIPIILSSGFAEISLNLKTTLTRLPKPFDQSALAKVIAETLRTRIEKPC, encoded by the coding sequence ATGCCATCCCAACCCGTACAAGGGTCGTTCAATCAGGACGACCGGTATCGACTGCTCGTCGACGCAGTAGTCGACTACGCCATCTACATGCTGGATACGAACGGGTTGATTCGTAGCTGGAACTCGGGGGCGAAGAAGATCAAGCAGTACGAACAGAGTGAAGTGCTGGGCAGGCATTTTTCGCTGTTTTACACCCCGGAAGATCTGGCCTCGGACTTGCCCGCCCGAGCGCTCAAAAGCGCCGAACAGTCAGGCCGCTTCGAGGGCGAAGGCTGGCGCATCAGGAAAGATGGCACGCGTCTGTGGGCGCTGGTCATTATCGACCCGATACGCGCCGACGATGGCACGCTGATTGGCTTCGCCAAAGTCACACGGGACCTGACCGAGCGCAAGGCTGCGGAGCAGGCCCTGCGTCAGAGCGAGCAGCAATTCAGCCTGCTGGTGCAAGGCGTTACCGACTACGCGCTCTATATGCTCGACCCCAACGGCGTGATCACCACCTGGAACGCCGGTGCCCAGCGCATCAAGGGATATGAACCGGCAGAAGTCATCGGTAAACACTACTCCCTGTTTTTCCAGCGTGAGGATGCAGACAACAAGGTCCCGCAGCGCGCCCTTGAAACGGTTATCCGGGAAGGCCGGTATGAAGGGCAGGGTTGGCGCCTGCGCAAAGACGGCACGGGATTCCTGGCCCATGTCGTTATCGACCCGATAAAGAATGAACAGGGCGAGCTCGTGGGTTTCGCGAAAATTACCCGGGACGTTACCGAGAGCGTTCAGGCTCAACAGGAGATCAAGGAAACCCGGGAGGCGTTATTCCAGGCCCAGAAAATGGAGTCTCTGGGGCAGCTCACCGGCGGTATCGCCCATGACTTCAACAACCTCCTCATGGTGATTCTGGGGAGCCTCGAACTCGCCAAGAAGCGTGTCCCTCAGGACTCCAGAACCTACTCATTACTGAATAATGCCATCGCCGGCGCCCAGCGCGGTGCGACGCTGACTCAGCGGATGCTGGCCTTTGCCCGTCGCCAGGAGCTTGATCCGCAGCCAGTGGATGTGGGTGATCTGATCAGAAACATGTCAGACCTGCTGTCCCGCATGTTAGGCGCAGGCATCAGCGTCGACACACAGTTCCCACTGATCCTGCGGCCGGTGCTGGTCGACATGAGCCAACTGGAAATGGCCGTCATGAACCTGGTGATCAACGCCCGGGACGCCATGGAAGGCCGGGGCAGGATTCTGATTTCGGCGAGGGAGGATTCGTTTCCCGGCAGGCCGGATGACTCGGAAAGGCTGATTTGCATCGCTGTCATCGACACCGGCCCCGGAATGAATGACGCGACCTTGCAGCGGGCCATGGAGCCGTTCTTCACCACCAAGGGCGCGGGAAAAGGCACGGGGCTCGGCCTTTCGATGGTTCATGGCCTGGCAGCACAGTCACAGGGCCACTTTGTGCTGAAGAGCAAGGAAGGAGAGGGCACAACCGCAGAACTTTGGTTACCGGTGGCGGTGATGGATACCACGCAGTCTGCGGCGGTGGCATCCACTGCAAACACGCCAGCTGCCTCCCATCAGCAAAGCCTCGAGATTCTGCTGGTAGACGACGACCCGCTGGTGCTGATCAGCACGGGAGCCATGCTTGAAGATCTGGGCCATCATGTTGTGGCGGCGGCAGACGGGCACGCTGCGTTGGCGTTCCTGGCGCAAGGCACGCGCTTTGACTTGGTCATTACGGACATGGCAATGCCGGATATGACGGGGATTGAGCTGGCCGGCAACATCGAGGCGCTGTACCCCAAGATTCCCATCATTCTTTCGTCTGGATTTGCAGAGATATCCCTGAACCTCAAAACCACACTGACGCGCTTGCCCAAGCCATTTGATCAATCGGCATTGGCGAAAGTGATCGCCGAAACCCTGCGCACCCGGATCGAAAAGCCGTGTTGA